Proteins from one Triticum aestivum cultivar Chinese Spring chromosome 7A, IWGSC CS RefSeq v2.1, whole genome shotgun sequence genomic window:
- the LOC123153027 gene encoding rosmarinate synthase-like, which yields MRLTSLKKFRKAKLPTGSEGGGDMSGKSHREVDQRHHNPTPTPTHLLGEMVPLKHFDLRIASRTLVRASRPPPSFPAVHAVSNLDLVLGPFPLYLICVYGPPPCGLGAVLAAVRAVLPEYLCRFFPFAGRIVRDPGTSIPEDACNNAGAELVVADAAVPLAAVDFADIERSLGLIQVPFDAGFALSVQMVRFACGGFSLAVGTSHLLADGRALAALLNSLTEMVRTGGRLSCEPLFDQSLFSPRSPPRHSPSLDAEFARFTPGTMINPLLAAAIQRRLYRIGAADLAALQTAASTVSGRRPSRFLALCAHVWKLLARAVGESAPSCRMAWTVDGRRCVEPSAGALDMYMGNVVTYASHEASVSDLRRMPLHDVAATVRAAITAVMTKDRFQDLVDWAEENKAAYKDGGKWTEEVNLGLGSPALVISGFVPFAIDGDLGFGKPRLVLPWLRHNRLGSAAMILVPCPSGDGSWFVEGTRLWPRLVEVVENVPESLLTPVTAGSLGFADAEPAGEHYGSRL from the coding sequence AAGAGCCACAGAGAAGTCGATCAGCGCCACCACAATCCCACTCCCACTCCCACCCACCTGCTCGGCGAAATGGTGCCGCTCAAGCACTTTGACCTCCGGATCGCCTCGCGGACGCTGGTCCGGGCCTCGCGCCCGCCGCCGAGCTTCCCCGCCGTGCACGCCGTCTCCaacctcgacctcgtcctcggccCCTTCCCACTCTACCTCATCTGCGTGTACGGGCCCCCGCCGTGCGGCCTCGGTGCGGTGCTCGCCGCCGTACGCGCTGTCCTCCCGGAATACCTCTGCCGCTTCTTCCCCTTCGCCGGCCGCATTGTGCGCGACCCGGGGACCAGCATTCCCGAGGACGCCTGCAACAACGCCGGCGCCGAGCTCGTCGTCGCGGACGCCGCGGTGCCGCTCGCGGCCGTCGACTTCGCCGACATCGAGCGCTCGCTGGGGCTCATCCAGGTGCCCTTCGACGCGGGCTTCGCCTTGTCGGTGCAGATGGTACGGTTCGCGTGCGGCGGGTTCTCGCTGGCGGTCGGCACCAGCCACCTCCTCGCCGACGGCAGGGCGCTGGCCGCTCTGCTCAACAGCCTCACGGAGATGGTCCGCACGGGCGGCCGCCTCTCCTGCGAGCCTCTGTTCGATCAGTCTCTGTTCAGCCCGCGGTCACCGCCGCGGCATAGTCCCTCGCTGGACGCCGAGTTCGCGCGGTTCACGCCGGGGACCATGATCAACCCCCTCCTGGCCGCGGCCATCCAGCGGCGCCTTTACCGCATCGGGGCAGCCGACCTGGCGGCGCTCCAAACAGCGGCGTCGACAGTCAGCGGCCGCCGCCCGTCACGCTTCCTGGCGCTGTGCGCGCACGTCTGGAAGCTCCTCGCGCGTGCCGTCGGCGAGTCCGCCCCCAGCTGCCGCATGGCGTGGACCGTCGACGGCCGGAGGTGCGTCGAGCCGTCGGCGGGCGCCCTGGACATGTACATGGGGAACGTCGTCACGTACGCGTCCCACGAGGCGAGCGTGTCGGACCTGCGGCGCATGCCGTTGCACGACGTGGCCGCCACCGTGCGCGCCGCCATCACGGCTGTGATGACGAAGGACAGGTTCCAGGATTTGGTGGACTGGGCGGAGGAGAACAAGGCAGCGTACAAGGACGGCGGGAAGTGGACGGAGGAGGTGAACCTCGGCCTCGGGAGCCCGGCGCTGGTGATCTCCGGCTTCGTCCCGTTCGCCATCGACGGGGATCTGGGGTTCGGGAAGCCGAGGCTGGTCTTGCCGTGGCTGCGGCACAACCGGCTGGGGTCGGCGGCGATGATCCTCGTGCCCTGCCCCAGCGGGGATGGGTCGTGGTTCGTGGAAGGCACgaggctgtggccgcggctggtgGAGGTGGTAGAGAATGTCCCGGAGAGCTTGCTGACGCCGGTGACGGCCGGGAGTCTAGGGTTCGCAGACGCAGAGCCGGCCGGCGAGCACTACGGTTCCCGTCTGTGA